The Ignavibacteriales bacterium sequence TAGCGGAAAATATCTTTGCAAAATTGGATAAAAGTTTTGGTCGATCGTGATTGTTCAATTCAATTAAATCATCAACCGCACTTTTTGGAAGATTGTAAGGAAAATCTTTGCGTTGTGTCCAGCTTGGAGCGGCTGCGCCAAACAATGCGAGTTTGGATATATGGGCACTATCATATGTTGATATATACCGGATGGCGATCGCGCCGCCCATCGAAAAGCCCCCCAAAATAGCATCCTTTATATTCAGTTTATCTAAAACCTTTTTTATGTCCGACGCATGTATATCGTAATTATAATCTCCGTAAGGTTTACTGGATTTACCAAATCCTCTCAACGTAATACCAATTACGTGGAAGTTTTTATTTATCAAATCGTTGTATTGGTATTCATACATTTCATCACTCAAAGGCCAACCCGGAATTAACACTATCGGATTGCCTTCACCGGCATCAGTTACGTGAAGATGTACATTAGGTTCTACCTCTATATACTCTGCTCTGGTAATTCCAGACAATGTTTTATTAAGTACATTTTCCATTATCCCTATCCTTTTAAAAAATAAATTTTTATTGTTCTTTAAATCTGTTTGTCACTAAATAACCTTTAGCTCATTTTTATGACCATCTAAAATTCTTCTTTGACTATATATTTTTCATCCACCTTTAATTTCATCAACTGCTTCTCAATAGCTTTCATCATTGGTGGAGGTCCGCATATATAAAAGTATTGACTAACATCTCCGATTTTTGATTTAAGAAAATCTTCCGTGATTTGTCCGTGAGCATAATCATTCACTGTTTCATCGGATAAAATGTTGATGAAATTAGTGCCTAATAATTTTTTGAACTCCTGTTCGAGTATAATATCGGCTTTTGTTTTATTTGCAAAGATGAGTTTGTTATTCCCTATTTCCTTTTTTGAATTAAGATACCTGAAGATGGAAATAAATGGGGTAACGCCGGCACCTCCTGCGATGAATACACCTTCGCCTTTGTAAGCGATTGCACCAAAAACATCATGCAGAATCAACTCGTCATTTTTTTTCAGTTGCAAAAGTTCGTTTGTCACGCTTTTATGAGCCGGGTAAGTCTTGATTGTAAATTCCAGGTAATCGTTTTTAGGCAAGCATGTAAAAGTGAATGGTCTTTTTTCCTTATCCCAACCTTTTTTATTAATTGCAATTTCGGTAGCTTGGCCGGGAGCGAAGTTATAATGCTGCGGTTTCTCAACAACAATTTGCAGAACATCATGAGTGATATGCTGAATTGATTTTATATTTACAAAATGTTGTTTTTTCATCATGATTTTTTTCTAAAGTTTCCCAAAAATCAACTTACTGTACCTTCAGCTTGGTTAGTCAAATAATTTTCAATTCCCATTTGATCAATCTGAGTACGTTGTTTTTCTCCCCAATCGACGTGACCCTCTTCCATCTTAAGTATCTTTGTTAGTAGTTCAACGCTTCCTTCGTCGGATACTTCATGGGCAAGTTTAATAGCTTCGTTGTAAGCTTTTAATCCTTCAATTTCTGCATCTTGATCGTTACTAACCATCTCCAAAGCTGTCTTACCAATCTTAATCGGGTTCAACTTGGATACTGTAGGTGTGCCATCTAAAAAAATGATTCGCTCAATAAGCCACTCGGCATGGTGCATTTCATCCATCGCCTGCTTTCTGATAGCATTGTGAAGTTTAGTGAAACCCCAGTTTTCACACATTTCAGAATGTACCATGTACTGGTTTATTGCGGTGAGTTCATCAGCTAAACGCTGGTTAAGCACCGTTAGTAATTTTTCATTGCCTTTCATCTTTGTTCTCCTTAAAAATTATTTTTAGAAAATTTTGGATTGGTTAAATCTTTTTTTTTCGAAAGAAGAGC is a genomic window containing:
- a CDS encoding alpha/beta hydrolase — its product is MENVLNKTLSGITRAEYIEVEPNVHLHVTDAGEGNPIVLIPGWPLSDEMYEYQYNDLINKNFHVIGITLRGFGKSSKPYGDYNYDIHASDIKKVLDKLNIKDAILGGFSMGGAIAIRYISTYDSAHISKLALFGAAAPSWTQRKDFPYNLPKSAVDDLIELNNHDRPKLLSNFAKIFSATETSLNDGIGSWLNGICLSASSYATAQCLIALRDTDLRSDMPKIKISTVIMHGRKDKICSFDLAEQMKVGISNSHIVAFENSGHSMFLEETKKFNSELIKFAEE
- the bfr gene encoding bacterioferritin, coding for MKGNEKLLTVLNQRLADELTAINQYMVHSEMCENWGFTKLHNAIRKQAMDEMHHAEWLIERIIFLDGTPTVSKLNPIKIGKTALEMVSNDQDAEIEGLKAYNEAIKLAHEVSDEGSVELLTKILKMEEGHVDWGEKQRTQIDQMGIENYLTNQAEGTVS